The Bacillus rossius redtenbacheri isolate Brsri chromosome 4 unlocalized genomic scaffold, Brsri_v3 Brsri_v3_scf4_1, whole genome shotgun sequence genomic sequence TActattaatgatttatattaacatttataacTTGAATGGCATGAGCTAAATAGTACAAATGGCACAACTGTTATTTtagcttattaaaaaatttaataaagtattttaaaaatttaatcaacttatgtccaaaaaattaaacCACATGTTTAGAAAGAGCAAATAAGAGTTACTCCCCTACCTTTTCATcaattaaaacacaaaaatttatcgcctgaataaatgttttttacaaGCTGGACCAACGTTATAACAAACCAGGTCACTGGAAAGCGAATGACTTCATTCTTCCGCGATGACAGCTTAACCTAAAATAAACACTGCGCTAAACAACAAAAGTAGGCTACTTACAATACTCCCAGGGATTTGCTGGTTCCAAGTAGCCTGTCACCAATTCGTCATCTGATGGAAACGAAACTCCCCGTGATTGTTTATTCTCTGCTTTCTCTGTTTTCTTCTTCAAGCAAGGCGATAACGCATTCAAGGTCGGTGGTGCATCGGTAGCTTCGTGTTTTGATTCTTCACTCATATTTTAAGATTAGCGTGTTCCGGCACGTAATACTGTGGTATTCGTCATGTGAAAACAATGAAATCATTTATATCGCGAGCCCGTCATGTGCCTCACGTACATTCTTAGCACGAACAAACCAGCGCCATGTTCCAACCAGATGTTTTGCACTCGAGTCCTgctgagacaaaaaaaaacagatggacTCAACAATCTCGTCTCAGCTGGGCTCAGCTGTGTGCTTCCTTCGCGATCGCGATTGCGggagttttgtttttgttctGTAACGCTGTTTAGGTTAGCGGCCATTCTGAGAACTATAAAGATCTACTTTAAAcattaagtaatataaaaaaaatgctttctcgTCTCAATTTTCTTCTTATAATTCATGTACAAGAAAAATGTAACAAAAAGTAATGTAATtaaattagttaaattttaattttatgatggcACTTCGGCGAAATGCCAGTGTCCACAACTTATTTTGTATCATCATATTTACTTTCTGGTTTGAGTTTTGTATGATATTTCAAACACATTTGTccaagattatttttatttattgacaaaaatttataacttgTACTATGGTTattataatattgtttatttcatgcttaacatatatttttttttaaatcttaaaacaaaataaaacatttataatgaaaatgttGGTGCCCTTGTTTAGCACGTGTGCTTGTGAAGAAAATGAGTTTCTTGGTTATGTGAGGTTATGTTATTATCGTAAATCATATACGACCATGACGTAAATAGTTTACAAAATGGATTTATTTGTAATTAACAGATACTTAGGGGAAAGAAATGAAGGAATTCAAGAAGAGGGAGAACAACTAGATAGACTTCTTCAGAAAATAGAAGAAAGGAAAAAGAAGAAATTTGAAAACCAGGAACCGGACAAAATTCTTTTGAGTAGTCCACAACATAGCAGTGAGCTAAATAATGATTTTTCAcaagaaaacaatacaattactgaCAGCTCCATTCAGCCTACAGATGATGATAACGTGGAAAATTTTCAGGGAAAAGAGAATGTAGATCTTAAAAGTTTTACTGTCATAGAagcaaagaaatttaaaaataaccagAGATTTAAAAGCGTATTACCGCATTGGCTTGCAAATCCTGAAATAATCCCAACAAATTTAAAGGAACTGTCGACTCCGGTAGATGCTATGTCAGGACTTGATGAGGACTTGGTGGAGAAACTAAGGAAGGAAAACATTACTCATTTCTTTCCTGTACAATGTAAAGTAATTCCTTTCTTGCTGTCAGAACTCCGCAAAACTTCATTGTTTTGGCCATGTGATGTATGTGTGTCATCCCCAACTGGTAGCGGGAAAACTCTTGCCTTTGTACTTCCAATTGTACAGACCCTGAAAACACGAGTGGATCGTAAAATTAGAGCACTGGTGGTTCTACCTGTTCAAGATCTAGCTGCACAAGTGTATGAAGTTTTCAAATATTACTGCTCAGGCACAGACTTAAGGGTAGAGTTGACAACAACCAGAACTCCATTCCATCTAGAACAGAAGAAGCTTGTTAAGGAGAGTGTAGTGAATGGATTTTATAGCTGGGTAGATATTTTGGTGACCACGCCAGGGCGATTAGTTGGACACCTTCAAACCACGGCTGGATTTTCTTTGAAAAACTTGCAGTTCTTGGTAATAGACGAAGCAGACAGGGTGACTGATAAAGTCCAAAGTAACTGGTTGCATTACCTTAGACAGCACATTGATGAGGTCCACAAGGAACTGCCTCTGAGTGTCGCAACACTCCGGATGATTCCTCGGCCACCCCagaagttgcttttttctgcaACCCTATCTCAGGATCCAGAAAAGTTGCATCAGCTCTCTCTGTTTCAACCAAAGCTGTTCACGTCCAGCACTGGAAGCGCTGGTGATGATCATCCAACAGAAGAAATTGGAGGTGCTTTGTCAGGAAAGTACGCAACACCACAAGAGCTTACAGAATATTATTGCATCACTAGTCCTGAAAAAAAGCCAGTTCTCTTGTACCACCTAATGCAAACAAAGAATTGGAAGCATGTAATCTGCTTCACGTACTCCCAAAAGATAAGCCACCGCCTGTATCGGCTGCTCCATCATATAAGTCAAGGAGAAATTGTGGTTATGGAAATATCGGCAGCCCTGAAACAAGCAGAGAGAGACTTGGTTCTCAGGCGGTTTGAGATGGGGGAAATTCACGTTCTAGTGAGCACAGATGCACTTGCCCGTGGCATGGATCTACCCAACGTGGACTGCGTTGTTTCGTACAGCATGCCAAAGTTCATGAGGAACTACATTCACAGAGTGGGTCGGACCGGGAGAGCAGGCAAGAGTGGTTCTGCAGTGACCTTTGTCACGCAGGGCGAGCAACGGCATTTCGTTGACATGCTCAAAAACGCTGGGAAGGAAATCGGAGAGTTGCCGGTGTCTGAGCAAGATCTGGGTTACCTATCTGAATGTTACCAGGCAGCGTGCAAGAAGTTGGGACAGGAAGTTCAAGGtgaaaaggtcaaggtcaacagaAATGCTAAACTACAGAAAAGAGGTCTATCCACTAGAAACAACATAAGgaagaaatctaaaaaaaatcttttggtcAGTTCTGCAAATAAGCTAGTATCTgagaaaatttcaattttaaatgctCATGTAGACAATGAAAAACCAAAGGTACACAAAATGAAAACAGAAAAGCAGAACTCAATAATCACTAAGTctgaaaaagtgaaaaatattaaaaggaAGAAGGAAGTGGAAGTGACTAATGTTAAGAAGATAAAACTTTCTACGTAAAACATTTTCATAGCTGAGTAAGTTAGTAACCATTCAGAATTACCATTATCAATTGCCCCTCAGTTGTTTCAGTAAGATGTGTATCTCCCTTGCAAGTGTATACGAGGCTATAGTATCTCTTTCATACCGCAACTGAATTCTCTAGCCACGAAGACCACTTGTGATTTTAGCCCTTGTGCTTTGTGGCAGACATAAATGAGTTTTAAGAATGAAGGATTCCACTGTAATTTGATACTGATGTGGCTCTATTGCAACTTCGTAAACTTGACTTTAACTGTGGAGCCATGGCAGGTACCAAGCACAGGCATTGCCTACGACCACTTTACATGGCTTTCTGCTTTAATTTGGCCACTCATAATCCAACATCTTGaagtaaactttttaaaaattttgttgcaaTTTTGAGGAAATATTGAATGTTTATCATGGCAGCATGTTTTAGTATTGGAAATTTGGTGGAATAGTAGGTAACTGGAGTGAAATAGTTTGGTTAAAAGAAAGAGTGAATGATACCCAATATCCTATTTTTGTAGCTCTccatcattaatatttttaatgattgattatatattCATAATTAAATGCACATCTTAACACACTTAATCAAGTTTTCAgcaaaaatgaaagaaactttgtAGGTACTTGTTTCTCATCAGTGTTAAACTTTGTATATTAAATCAATTGAATATTTACATTTTCTGAAGCCTTGTATATGAGGTTATTTTCCTTAAGTTTTATGATACATAGTAATGGTTAAGGACATGATTATATGGTGTGTTGTGatgaaaccgaaataacactgCTAAGCTTGTCAATACACCATGTAATGCAAGTTAGTCCACCATTTATCACTGAaatgatattataaaaaaaaatgaaatcaattAGCAGTTTTACAAAACTagctcaaattacaaaaattgtatttaatggtTAATAGTTTTAAGTGTACCTAATTTATTTACCATGACTTTTGTACCATGGTGTGTGAACTAAATGAATAGGAAAAGAAATATATTACGTTGTTTGATCTTGCATATTATATTAGTAACACATGTTTACACAAACTTATACATTTTTCAAACGGGCAACAATTTgctgatttatatttattttttctgagaattTTTGTTGAAGATATGCTGATTACTAATAATTTGATTGTATAAAAGTATCACAtgtcagtcaaaatgagaactttgaggttaaataataaatattttgtttcatatttgttgaataatacaccatttttatgaataaagaaaTTAAGgcaatctataaaaataaaaactaaacaccaatatctcctgttttaaaaaagaaatttactaaaaaatttaaataaaaaattatttaaatgctttATCACTTTAAAGGTCAAAAAGGAGTTGTTATTAAAACGCCAATGTTTTTGTAACAAAAActttactaataatataaattaatgcaaaaatgttatgataaattattttacattaggTATTTACAGTTGTCATAATTCAGGTTTCTGAAATGTCAATGTTACATAATATAACATTTTGTATTGTTTACTAAGCATTACCTACTAACATCGGCCATCAGCGTCACCTTGAATGTTGGAGACTTTTCTGTGCATTTACACTAAATGGAGAATATATTGAAACTTCATTTTTTGTGATACTGGTAGATGTTTGGATCAGAGCAATACCTCTTTCAACACAgttatttactattttaatttggCATACTTTCTCTTTATGATTTATGAAGTTGAGATCAGAAGGAAATAAGCACCTTTTTCTTTTCCATTTGTATGGAAGATGTCAAAGAATTCTGTTGTTCGCCAGTGAAGTACGTTGCTAGAACGATTTACTTTCTACTTTCTCAAGGGCCTTAGCCTTTGGTGAGCGCTATAGGTTTTTAACCATCTCACTTTTGGTGGTGTCACTGACACGGGAATCAAAGAGAGCCAGCCCAACCAAATGTTCAGAAAAGAATCACAAGTGACGTGAAATGCTTCAAAAGCAGCCTTCTTAACATTGCAATTGGGATAAGGTTCGATTTGCTTTGAAATAATGACATCATTCATAAAAGCCTTCCCAGCCATGGATGCCTCATTCCAATGCCAACCTTAGATGAGGGCTACGAATAAGCTTACTTCagttatttccttttcttctccaGATGTAAGGGAGTGAATAGTTTTTCAGAGAATAAATAGCCTTTGCCATCCAACATGCGTTTGCAAACCACCTGGGGCTCAGAACTTTACTTTACCTGGGCTTGTACCTCCAAGAAAGACATTGCACAACTGCTAAAGCTGTATGTAGTCATCTCGAGGCTGCTTTGACAGCTGAGGATCCTCTCAAATGGCAGTAAAGTAGCTCACCATTTCTTACCTAAGCTTTTTCCTTTGGTCATTAGAGTTGAAATGGATCATTTCTGCCTTGGGAATGTATTTCCTTGTATATCTGAGACCAGTCTTTCTTTGAAATGCTTAAATATAGCAACATATGGACCCCCACTTGCTCCAAAAGCTGTGCTGAAAACAGATGAGAGAACAATTTCAAGTACATGGTTGCCTACATGGAGTCCACACAAGACGTCTTTAAACTCTCTTCAAGAATATCACATGCCCCACTCTTCGAGCCTGTATTGCCAGCTGTTGTGTCAAATACCAGAGCTCGCACATTTTTTTTCTCAGGTACCAATTATCCAGAGCGTTTAGGCAGCTTGGTCCTGTTCAGTCCCATGGTGAATCTTGCAGACTCCTAGTAATTTCTCGACCCCATCTCCGGTGACAAGTATCACCACTGTCAACCTTTTCAGTTCTCGAATTTCAGTACATAGGGACCACTAAACTTTCTCCAATTGATCCATATTTTGGTTTGATGACTTACTTTGCATAGTGGAACAAGGGCAGCAATGtggagataaaatatttttaattctaatttttCTCGTGTCATTATGGACCACCCTAGTGTACGTGCACATTGTTTTCCTCAGGGACGTGTGCTGTGGAGGGCGGGAAGGCCTCGCAGACAGATGCCGGTGGACGTCACTGCTAACCAGCTGCGGACAGGGAGACCTGACAACACAGCACCTCCCACCACTGCAGCGTCGGGGGGTCATCGCGAGCAGCCCCCGTCGTCAGTTCCCGCTTGTCTGAGCGCTGGTGTCTCCTTCCTGATTGCATCGCATCCCGCATTCTCTTCTGCAGAGTTCCGAAGATGCTGGACGTGTATCATGCCGCTTTGTGAGTTGGCATTGCGTTGCGACaggtttctttgtgcgttacgtGTTGGCACACTCTGCAAGGGTTTTCTATTTATTCATCAAGAAatatgtttggttttttttttatccaatatggaaatttttttatatagaaaatgTTAAATAGCTGTATCATCAAGTTCAAATGCATTTTAAGGAAATACAGCTTTAAATATTGATTTGGAAAATGTGTTCAGAAAACTTGTGAAGTAAGTTACTGTGACAgggtgaaaaaattaattaatatgccATAATTTGTACCTAAGGAGGTAGGCTTTCACCATTAAGCATAATCTTGTTTAATTTCTTGTTGGCTCAGAGATAATGTTGATTTCAGATCGCTGCAGTGGTGGAATTATGGTAGGCTCCTTTATAAAGCATATTTTATAACACGGTAAGAGATCATTTTCAGCTTATCTTCAAATTAAGCAATTGatttcaattaataatataagtagggatgtgcgaatccttgattttcagttcggttcgaatccgattcgaatccctggctatatttgagatatgaatccaaTTCGGAATATTAAGcactgaataattaaaaataactgattaatttaaaaataatgtgtgttctcttttttctaactgtaactactggcaattatttattacactgagattaaaatgtttataattatgtaaacttaattaataataaacattttaaatatgaaaaccaaaacatattcgattctccaactcaatcgtaataaactgcactccgcagggaaatctcagttttataaacgtttcagcaaacgaaaccattttttctccaattaatagccaagacgtttttttcttgtagatatgtaattgtttttagtttattgtttgcTATAcgacaaaattcgtaattatagtttaagctctcgaaatctcgaaattcttttaatgttgtgttaattatttaatttaaatatctttctttgttacaacatattataaatacttacgtaatagtagcctaattttatttttcacttctagtatttttgagccgtattaaattaatttataacttttgtgaatattcgtaatactgtttgaatccatgtacgtacaatgATTCTGGGTTTGGGTAATTGAATTGGTCCATGCAAAAAGGGCTTCAGTCCATTTTTTCCGCAATTCCAGTTTGAATATGCAACATTACCTAAGAAGGTAGATACACATTTCTACGCCAAAAAGACTTCAGTCCAATGCACTGTTACCGTAGTAACAGACTGTTAATTTCACTGTTCCATGCAGCAAGGGCTTCAGTCCTGGACTGAAGCCCCTTTTGCATGGAATAAAGTTTGGGAATTTTTGTTGTAGCGGCGCACTATTGAAATATTCTGTGACATTATGTTTCCTAATCTgttattcaaaatgtttataacaaaagaaTGTTGAATATGCAGTTTGTTTGTTAAATGATGGTAAATTAGTAAGTTTTATACAAAGATATTGTTAAATAATGTCATCAGAAAGTGAAGGCACAGACAATGTAGAAGAAAGAGGTATAAAGAGGAAAAGTACACCATCTTTtggaaaagaaatataagaaaaactGCAAGATGTAAAGGGGAGGAATACCTAACCTCCAAAGGCAATTTGATTCCAGCCAGAACAACAggacctccatgcaggtaggtctATAACTACCAATGTTATCTAAAGCTTGTATTTGTTATATACATTACAATATTAGGCACTTACTTATGTATTTCTGATATCAAGAGAATTAGTTTTAGTAGGCCTAAATCTCTCAATGcactatatatatttcctttattttccaacaatcacaaaaatatttatcgttttgttttcaGATGTCAGAGAATGAAGTGTTTTGAGAAGATCTCAGATGATGAAGCTATTGATGTGCTAAGACGTTTGCATGATTTGCCTACAAAAAATCAACAAGACACATTTATTCAATCTCTGATTGATATACATGATGTTGATCGCCGTCGACCTCGGAAGAAAGAGGGGGCAAGAATTGTTGACAAAGTTTACAAATACTATGTTATTATAGGCCATGTAAAGAGAGAGGTATGTTACAAAGCTTTCTTATCATTGTTTGCTATTACTGATAAACGAGTGAAGAGGATTAGAAAACTTGCTTTATTGGGCAAAAGTCCCGTTGATGAAAGAGGGAAAACATCAAGTGCTAACACACTTCCACCTGAAGTTCGGGAAAAAATCAGAAACCACATTCTTAGCTTTCCAGTTAAATGCACAAAATACACTGGTAAAACAAAATCATATCTCGATGCCAGACTGTCTGTAAAGTCCATGTATAATCTATTCAAAGATAAAAATCCTGACATTAACTGCAGTTATCAGTTTTTCATTAAGTTTTTCAATGAAAACTTTTCTCTATCATTTGGCAGACCCCAGGTTGATTGCTGCTGTACTTGTGAggagttaaaacttaaaattaaaagccCTCACataaatgaagcagccaagaggTGTGCGGCAGCGGAACTAATGATTCACAGAAGGAGGGCAAAGAAGTTttataatgaacttaaaaaagaACGAGACTGCAAAACTGAACCACACGTTCTGTCCATCTGTATGgattatatgcaaaatattcaaTTGCCACGAATCCCAGTTCAAGAGACTTTCTATATGAGGCAGTTAACAGTCAATGTTTGCTGCATACATAACATAAAGGAACATAGTGCTATGTTATACCTTTATCATGAGGGTACTGCCAACAAAGACCCAAATGAAGTGTGCTCACTTTTAACGGATTATTTGAACACGGTTCCTCCAGAAATTAAGGAGATAAGGATTTTCTCTGACAACTGTTCTGGCCAAAACAAAAACCACTCACTGGCACGTTTGTTATTGGCTTTAACACAAACTGGTCGATTTAATAAAATAGAACAGTTCTTCCCCATCAGGGGTCATTCGTTTCTCCCCTGTGACCGAGATTTTTCAATGATTAAAAGACAGCTGAGGAAACATGACCGTTTATATTCCTTAAGAGAAATCACTGAATTAGTAATCAAGAgcagtaataataataagtttaTGGTGACACATGTGAAATCGGAACACATATTCGATTACAAAAATTGGTGGCCTCAATATTACAAAAAGTCTGTCGTTTCAGAAGAAACGCGCCCGAGATCAGTTCCGAAAGATGATAAGCAACAGTTTGGCATAAGTTCCTTCATGCATTTTTCTTTTAGTCAAGAAATGCCTGGAACAATTGTTGCACGAAAATTTATCAATGGTATGGTACTACATACTTTTTTGTTTGCGGCAAGCAATGACGAACCCCGAATTTCCACCATGCATTGCTTATCCAGAAGGGAAGgtccccattaaaaaaaagaaactagaTGACATACGAAAACTTCTGCCCTATATTCCCGAGGAGCATAAACAATTTTACATTGATATTTCTAACTGGCCAACAGCTGAAAACATTGATTTGGAAGTACAAGATGATTAACTGGAGAACATTGATTTGTAGGTACAAGATGATTAACTGGAGAACATTGATTTGTAGGTACAAGATGATTAACTaactgtatataatttaatttttgacacaCTGTACATGagtaaataaactaatatgtagtaaaatataacatattgtaTCTTCTTTTCTACCATTTTGTTGGAtaagaaacaattaaaataatatatatactaaaataacaataaaatataaaagagtgtttaataaaatacttttccaTGCAAAAATGGCTTCAgtccaacatattttataattttttttcgacaaaCTATATACAAGAACAGTAATATAGATAATTCATATGAGTGGTGAAATTGTTAGGtaccatattaaaaaaaggtgttattatattattaaaatcttcTGGCGCAgacagttttttgtgtttttctcaaaaacacttatttaggACTAAAGACCTTTTTGCATGGATCGATTCAATTGTGGATTCGAACTGTACCCGAAAATATccggtactcgcacatccctaaatATAAGTTGTTTGTTCTGTAGTTTGTTAAGACTTCACAATGCTGTTATCAAAGATTCATGAATTAAATTAAGTGCTAGTGTTAGCCAACagcattttagtaaaaaaatttctcttaaaattttatatatatatatattttaaagtggaAGATGCTATATCTAATTTGAATCGCTGTGAGGTAATTGGAAATTTCCTCGTAATCTGTATCCTGTgttgtttttaatgttaaaaattaatctgaaCCATAAACAGGATAtctatactttaaattaaatttcaccatgttgttattttcattttataatattatcaATTGTGTGTTTATTTACCTTGATATCTAGTTTGTTAACAAAGTTTGTTTTACATGTGAACTACAGTAGAACTCTTGTTATAATGTTcttgcttataatgttttcctgtttATAACATCATACTTTTTAAGTCCCAACATtttccccataaggacaatgtatttatttactgCATATAACGTTTTACAAATGATGCATTTCCTGCTTATTACATTTGCTTTCTAACATCCAACACTTATCCCATCTGTGAAGCTAAACATGCTGGAAGGTTTACTTTATTTTAACGTGTGTTTTTGTTATATCATAGATGTAGATTGTTCAAATAGGGACTGtatgcaaaaacaaaacaaaaaatgtaagTGCGCCAGAACACTAGTGGTACACATTGGTGCTGATTAATGCTGTGTATTCAATATATCGACAGTACATAACGTTTGTAGTTATGTATCTGTTGGTACCCttgtcttgggggggggggggggggggaataaatccTTTCGTTCCTTAGCATTCTAGTGTGTTTTCAAATATACTTCCTAGTCCTACAATATTTTAGTTGCTAACCATTCCATGATGGAAAAACAAAAAGTGTTTTGCATTGCtgataaaaagtttaatttatttcattcgtAAGTAGCAATttcaaaattacacattttcaagtgGCGAAGGAATTGGAGATAAGTGTTCCCATTCTAAACGTCGTCATCTTGAATTGTGAGACAGTTTTGCGgaaatgtgtcagtgtgtctttaaagacaaataaaatataagctgGAAGCAcaatgaagttgaaaaattgttggcatAAAGCAATTTCAAGCCTCAAGTTTACATAACTTgttaagggccgatattatgacctccggctaaatcctcaggttagctagcccccccggttaggctagcctccggttaacgaacgaggggtgtattatgacccatacttagcctgcggttggctaaccggaacctgacgaagcgtgtggtgtaataatgggtgtgttggtaatgaaataaaccagaatttggtaacttttgttgcaagacagtttttttttctggtagaatgttagtcagctgtttgtttgtattgtgattcggaatgtttacagctgcagtaaagaaatatgccgcgaacgttatcttgcaacagatataattaaattaaccaaaaactacttcgacgtcaaacctgctttgtattaaaccataaaattacaatttacaattcaaaaccgtgtgttttcaactttactcttgtattgaaactcatgattttgttaggttatatattaggccaaaactaacgaagtaattctatacaaacatgtaaatagggatgacatttttgctagagaacacttatttctttcataaatttatttcataatcaaataatatagaccctgtttcgggaaaatacctACTTgtagattttcatttcactggtgtaggtttcatttttgtactaattgtttcgtatcacgtatccaaattaatccaatcctgatggaattagtttgtggtataggatgcttgctgttttaatttagtaggtcgagagatcctagacatattcacaggaaataattatgattgtaaaatgtatacgaaagaaatacatttttacaagacctgacataatttgtttgcatcgtgat encodes the following:
- the LOC134541643 gene encoding probable ATP-dependent RNA helicase Dbp73D codes for the protein MDLFVINRYLGERNEGIQEEGEQLDRLLQKIEERKKKKFENQEPDKILLSSPQHSSELNNDFSQENNTITDSSIQPTDDDNVENFQGKENVDLKSFTVIEAKKFKNNQRFKSVLPHWLANPEIIPTNLKELSTPVDAMSGLDEDLVEKLRKENITHFFPVQCKVIPFLLSELRKTSLFWPCDVCVSSPTGSGKTLAFVLPIVQTLKTRVDRKIRALVVLPVQDLAAQVYEVFKYYCSGTDLRVELTTTRTPFHLEQKKLVKESVVNGFYSWVDILVTTPGRLVGHLQTTAGFSLKNLQFLVIDEADRVTDKVQSNWLHYLRQHIDEVHKELPLSVATLRMIPRPPQKLLFSATLSQDPEKLHQLSLFQPKLFTSSTGSAGDDHPTEEIGGALSGKYATPQELTEYYCITSPEKKPVLLYHLMQTKNWKHVICFTYSQKISHRLYRLLHHISQGEIVVMEISAALKQAERDLVLRRFEMGEIHVLVSTDALARGMDLPNVDCVVSYSMPKFMRNYIHRVGRTGRAGKSGSAVTFVTQGEQRHFVDMLKNAGKEIGELPVSEQDLGYLSECYQAACKKLGQEVQGEKVKVNRNAKLQKRGLSTRNNIRKKSKKNLLVSSANKLVSEKISILNAHVDNEKPKVHKMKTEKQNSIITKSEKVKNIKRKKEVEVTNVKKIKLST